Proteins from a genomic interval of Rhodopseudomonas julia:
- a CDS encoding KpsF/GutQ family sugar-phosphate isomerase, whose protein sequence is MLKLSATSHDALDASIKKTIEIAAAGLGEVQNQISEGPLGDQIESAVRLILSLKGRVMVAGIGKSGHIGRKIAATLASTGTPAYFVHPTEASHGDLGMITREDAILGLSWSGETSEFASLLAYSERFSVPLIALTSGGNSTLAKAATIPIVLPKVTEACPHGLAPTTSTLIQLAVGDAIAMALLEARSFGAQDFKVFHPGGQIGAQLRQVAEIMHGEESLPLCGLGSGMGDAILTITEKGFGTVGIVDEAGKLVGIITDGDIRRHMADRLVDKKVEEVMTRTPKTVAADALLATAMREMEGKKINVLFVVDEGRPIGIVHMLDLLRAGVA, encoded by the coding sequence ATGCTGAAGCTCTCAGCCACCTCCCACGACGCGCTCGATGCCTCGATCAAGAAGACGATCGAAATCGCAGCCGCAGGTCTCGGCGAGGTGCAGAACCAGATTTCCGAGGGGCCGCTCGGCGACCAGATCGAAAGCGCGGTGCGCTTGATCTTGTCTCTGAAAGGCCGTGTCATGGTGGCCGGTATCGGCAAGAGCGGCCATATCGGTCGCAAGATCGCGGCGACCCTCGCCTCGACCGGAACGCCCGCCTATTTCGTTCATCCGACCGAGGCAAGCCACGGCGATCTCGGGATGATCACCCGCGAAGATGCGATCCTGGGCCTTTCCTGGTCGGGAGAGACTTCGGAATTTGCGAGCCTTCTTGCGTATTCCGAACGCTTCTCCGTGCCTTTGATCGCGCTCACCTCCGGCGGGAATTCGACGCTTGCGAAGGCGGCGACGATCCCGATCGTCCTGCCGAAGGTGACGGAGGCCTGCCCGCACGGGCTCGCGCCGACGACCTCCACGCTCATCCAGCTTGCCGTCGGCGACGCCATCGCCATGGCGCTCCTGGAGGCACGCTCTTTCGGCGCGCAGGACTTCAAAGTGTTTCATCCCGGCGGGCAAATCGGGGCGCAATTGCGCCAGGTCGCGGAAATCATGCATGGCGAGGAGAGCCTGCCCCTGTGCGGCCTCGGCTCCGGCATGGGCGATGCGATCCTGACCATCACCGAAAAGGGCTTCGGTACGGTCGGCATCGTCGATGAGGCTGGCAAGCTCGTCGGCATCATCACCGATGGTGATATCCGCCGTCACATGGCCGACAGGCTCGTCGACAAGAAGGTCGAGGAGGTGATGACGCGCACGCCGAAGACGGTCGCGGCGGACGCTCTCCTGGCGACTGCCATGCGCGAGATGGAAGGCAAGAAGATCAACGTGCTTTTCGTCGTCGACGAGGGCCGGCCGATCGGCATCGTGCATATGCTCGATCTTCTGCGGGCGGGGGTCGCCTGA
- a CDS encoding putative bifunctional diguanylate cyclase/phosphodiesterase yields MSVLNNIPCALAVFDLDGRLTITNSAFDRSFPQNCERIRLEASALLASGESRSFEADDGRTYVLERKQLPDGWLVVAQDTSERMAEIARAAKIARTDPITGLGNRLAIREALTTELSSGEQGLGTAAVIAIDLERFKTINESLGQSYGDALLALVAERLRSALGEDDLAARLGGDEFVVLQRKVPQPASAHRLAKRLVDLLARSYLINGHLIDIDVSIGIALLPTDGTSPNDVVKNAHLALRRSRSTGSRSYCFFEPEMDRQMQARRELETDLRRALGLRQFSLVYQPQRDLASGRTSGFEALLRWNHPTRGSVSPAEFIPIAEELRLIVPIGEWVLRTACHEAAGWQEPLTVAVNVSAIQIGMPNFADTLKQALKSSELPAHRLELEITESALIADHPAALETLHLARKMGVRVSMDDFGTGYSSLSYLRSFPFDKIKIDQSFVRADPQDSSCNAIVSAIAALGRSLGMMTLAEGVESQEQWRRIIASGCTAAQGFLVSYPLPPERIGAFLAEEAMRSFNMWTDQSEGNAGLAESE; encoded by the coding sequence TTGAGCGTCCTGAACAACATTCCCTGCGCGCTTGCCGTTTTCGACCTTGACGGCCGACTGACGATCACCAATTCCGCCTTCGACCGGAGCTTTCCGCAAAATTGCGAGCGGATCCGCCTCGAAGCCTCAGCGCTCCTCGCGTCAGGCGAAAGTCGCTCATTCGAGGCCGATGATGGTCGGACCTATGTGCTGGAGCGCAAACAGCTCCCGGATGGCTGGCTCGTCGTCGCCCAGGACACGTCGGAGCGCATGGCGGAGATTGCCAGGGCCGCAAAGATCGCCCGAACAGACCCGATCACGGGTCTCGGGAACCGACTTGCCATACGCGAGGCTCTGACGACCGAGCTGTCGTCTGGCGAGCAGGGTTTGGGCACGGCAGCCGTCATCGCCATCGACCTGGAGCGCTTCAAGACCATCAACGAATCCCTGGGACAGTCCTACGGCGACGCGCTTCTCGCGCTGGTGGCAGAGCGCCTCCGATCGGCTCTCGGAGAAGACGATCTCGCCGCCCGGCTTGGAGGCGACGAGTTCGTCGTGTTGCAGCGAAAGGTGCCGCAACCGGCATCGGCCCACAGACTGGCGAAGCGTCTCGTCGATCTCCTGGCTCGCTCCTATCTCATCAACGGGCATTTGATCGACATCGACGTCAGCATCGGCATTGCGCTTCTGCCGACCGATGGGACTTCTCCCAACGACGTTGTGAAGAACGCCCACCTTGCCCTGCGCCGCAGCCGCAGCACTGGAAGCCGGAGCTATTGCTTCTTCGAGCCGGAAATGGACCGACAGATGCAGGCCCGCCGCGAGCTGGAGACCGATCTGCGCCGCGCGCTCGGCCTGCGCCAGTTCTCGCTGGTCTATCAGCCCCAGCGCGATCTCGCTTCAGGCCGTACCAGCGGTTTCGAAGCCCTCTTGCGCTGGAATCACCCGACACGCGGTTCCGTGTCGCCGGCGGAGTTTATTCCAATCGCTGAAGAATTGCGGTTGATCGTCCCGATCGGAGAATGGGTTCTGCGCACGGCCTGCCACGAAGCCGCGGGCTGGCAGGAGCCGCTCACCGTTGCCGTCAATGTCTCGGCCATCCAGATCGGCATGCCCAACTTCGCCGATACGCTCAAACAGGCCCTTAAGTCCTCGGAGCTTCCCGCGCACCGTCTGGAACTGGAGATCACGGAGAGCGCCCTCATCGCCGATCATCCGGCGGCTTTGGAGACACTGCATCTCGCCCGCAAGATGGGCGTGCGTGTCTCCATGGATGATTTCGGCACGGGCTATTCGTCGCTGTCGTATCTGCGCAGTTTCCCCTTCGATAAGATCAAGATCGATCAGTCCTTCGTCCGCGCCGATCCTCAAGATTCAAGCTGTAATGCAATTGTCAGCGCAATCGCCGCACTCGGGCGAAGCCTCGGCATGATGACTCTTGCAGAAGGTGTGGAATCGCAGGAACAATGGCGGCGGATTATCGCTTCCGGTTGCACGGCGGCGCAGGGTTTTCTCGTCAGCTATCCGTTGCCTCCTGAGCGCATTGGAGCTTTTCTGGCCGAGGAGGCGATGCGAAGCTTCAACATGTGGACCGATCAATCCGAAGGAAACGCCGGCTTAGCTGAAAGCGAATGA
- a CDS encoding SLC13 family permease, with the protein MMEFLHANQAVIALAILAMMFVFFMWERFSPEVVATLGAATFLALGILDTKTVLSVFANPAPITIGAMFVLSGALVRTGALDAMSRFILSRATRRPVYAIVGVLGATIAASAFLNNTPVVMVLIPVVMGLARSVGSLPSKLLIPLSYAAILGGTCTLIGTSTNILVDGVARDLGLEPFTIFSLAPVGLVVAAVGSFYLFVTQRFLPERPTFGDVMGAQEGAAFISDFSIPKDSSLIGRTLGEIASLNEPGVALLAIRRGGRVLRRNLQKEPLQEGDRVAVSASLSELLGIRQTSGIRMGTSEPPKPDEEGKPPELVEALISPDSQYAGLRIPDLALRSRYGVSALAVSRHRRWLGHNLNAVALQPGDALLLEGNTKGLAELVREGGIFNIDQPEARPYRRTKAPVAGLVLALVVAAAAFDLMPIAGLAILGVAAVLLSRCIDPDEAFGAIDGRILILIFGMLAVGEGIDRSGAIKLIIDTTLPYLQVLPPIVLLAAVYALTSILTEMVTNNAVAVVITPIAIGLAAQLGLDPRPFAVAVMFGASASFATPIGYQTNTLVYVAGGYRFTDFVKIGLPMNIIVGLASILTIPLIWPLEG; encoded by the coding sequence ATGATGGAGTTTCTGCACGCCAATCAGGCCGTCATCGCTCTCGCGATCCTGGCGATGATGTTCGTCTTCTTCATGTGGGAGCGGTTTTCTCCGGAAGTGGTCGCAACCCTCGGCGCCGCCACGTTTCTCGCTCTCGGCATCCTCGACACGAAGACGGTCTTGAGCGTTTTTGCCAATCCGGCTCCAATCACCATCGGGGCGATGTTCGTTCTTTCCGGAGCGCTCGTTCGCACCGGTGCGCTCGATGCCATGTCCCGCTTCATTCTGAGCCGGGCGACACGGCGACCGGTTTACGCGATCGTGGGCGTTCTGGGCGCAACGATCGCCGCCTCGGCTTTCCTGAACAACACCCCCGTGGTGATGGTCTTGATCCCCGTCGTGATGGGGCTCGCTCGCTCCGTCGGCTCGCTTCCCTCGAAGCTCCTCATACCCCTCTCCTACGCGGCCATTCTCGGCGGCACCTGCACGCTCATCGGCACCTCCACCAACATTCTGGTCGATGGTGTGGCACGCGATCTGGGCCTTGAACCCTTCACCATCTTTTCGCTCGCCCCGGTCGGGCTCGTCGTCGCCGCCGTCGGCAGCTTCTATCTCTTCGTGACCCAACGGTTTCTGCCGGAACGTCCGACCTTCGGCGACGTGATGGGCGCGCAGGAGGGTGCAGCCTTCATCAGCGACTTCAGCATTCCGAAAGACTCCTCGCTGATCGGTCGGACGCTTGGCGAGATCGCGAGCCTCAACGAACCTGGCGTGGCGTTGCTCGCGATCCGTCGCGGCGGCCGGGTCCTGCGTCGCAACCTGCAAAAAGAACCGTTGCAGGAGGGGGACCGTGTCGCCGTCAGCGCCTCCCTCAGCGAACTCCTCGGCATTCGCCAGACCTCCGGCATCCGCATGGGAACGAGCGAACCGCCCAAGCCGGACGAAGAAGGCAAGCCGCCGGAACTGGTCGAAGCGCTGATTTCGCCGGATTCCCAATATGCCGGCCTGCGTATTCCCGATCTCGCTTTGCGCAGCCGCTATGGCGTATCGGCTCTCGCCGTCAGCCGCCACCGCCGCTGGCTCGGCCACAATCTCAACGCGGTCGCGCTCCAGCCGGGCGACGCGCTGCTTCTTGAAGGCAACACCAAGGGTCTTGCGGAGCTCGTCAGAGAGGGCGGGATCTTCAACATCGATCAGCCGGAGGCCCGCCCCTATCGGCGCACAAAGGCGCCTGTGGCAGGGCTTGTCCTTGCCCTCGTGGTCGCCGCCGCGGCCTTCGATCTGATGCCGATCGCCGGCCTCGCCATCCTCGGCGTCGCGGCCGTCCTCCTCAGCCGCTGCATCGATCCCGACGAAGCCTTCGGCGCCATCGACGGGCGCATTCTCATCCTCATTTTCGGCATGCTCGCGGTCGGCGAAGGCATCGACAGGTCGGGCGCCATCAAGCTCATCATCGATACGACGCTGCCCTATTTGCAGGTGCTGCCGCCAATCGTCCTGTTGGCGGCCGTCTATGCACTCACCTCGATCCTGACAGAGATGGTGACCAACAACGCGGTGGCGGTCGTTATCACCCCAATCGCCATCGGCCTCGCAGCGCAGCTCGGGCTTGACCCTCGCCCGTTTGCGGTTGCCGTCATGTTCGGCGCGAGCGCGAGTTTCGCCACGCCGATCGGCTACCAGACCAACACGCTCGTCTACGTCGCCGGCGGATATCGCTTCACGGATTTCGTCAAGATCGGCCTGCCGATGAACATTATCGTCGGCCTCGCCAGCATCCTCACCATTCCGCTGATCTGGCCGCTCGAGGGCTGA
- a CDS encoding SulP family inorganic anion transporter, whose protein sequence is MTINADKRIPVDFAEPSFAELFTPKLITVLREGYGLTAFKSDLIAGLTVAIVALPLSMAIAIACGVTPDRGLYTAIVGGFLISMLGGSRFQIGGPAGAFIVLVATTVQLHGIDGLLLATLISGIFLVIAGFLRLGTYIKFIPYPVTVGFTAGIGIIIFTSQLKDFLGLTLAGPEPGPILDKLEVLAAAVPTASPAALLLAVVTVAIIVLAKRWRPGWPGMLMAVVIASLLALAIGLPVETIGSRFGGIPRTLPMPALPPLSIEKIQAVLPSALAFSLLGAIESLLSAVVADGMTGRRHRSNCELAAQGTANIFSALFGGVPATGTIARTATNVRAGARGPIAGMAHSVFLLLFMLLAAPLAAYIPLPALAGVLVVVAWNMIEKHAFAALIRSSRGDALVLLATFLLTVFRDLTEGIVVGFALGAMLFINRMAQTITVEYQTPLIDPDVADSARERVPYDPSLVTDPDIVVYRISGAFFFGAASTVGAVLDRIADQRKALVLDFSAVPVLDSTAANTIAGAARKAHQAGVELFITGTSPAIRRTLFTHGVRPPQTRFGRTPESAVRHLQRRSAENTKEAFQAQENDPR, encoded by the coding sequence ATGACCATAAACGCCGACAAGCGCATTCCCGTCGATTTCGCCGAGCCGAGTTTCGCCGAATTGTTCACGCCGAAGCTCATCACGGTGCTGCGTGAAGGTTACGGGCTCACGGCATTCAAGAGCGATCTCATCGCCGGCTTGACTGTCGCGATCGTCGCCCTCCCCCTCTCTATGGCGATTGCCATTGCCTGCGGTGTCACGCCCGATCGCGGGCTCTACACGGCGATCGTCGGGGGCTTCCTCATTTCGATGCTCGGCGGCAGCCGCTTTCAGATCGGCGGCCCGGCCGGAGCCTTCATCGTTCTCGTCGCCACGACGGTGCAACTGCACGGCATCGACGGGCTCCTTCTGGCCACGCTCATTTCCGGCATCTTCCTCGTCATCGCCGGTTTTCTGCGCCTGGGCACTTACATCAAGTTCATTCCCTATCCGGTCACGGTCGGATTCACCGCCGGCATCGGCATCATCATCTTCACGAGCCAGTTGAAGGATTTTCTGGGCCTCACGCTCGCCGGCCCGGAGCCCGGACCGATCCTCGACAAGCTCGAAGTCCTTGCAGCCGCAGTGCCGACGGCGAGCCCCGCCGCACTCCTTCTCGCCGTGGTGACGGTTGCCATCATCGTTCTGGCGAAGCGGTGGCGGCCCGGCTGGCCAGGCATGCTCATGGCGGTGGTCATCGCATCGCTTCTGGCACTCGCCATCGGCCTTCCCGTCGAAACCATCGGCAGCCGCTTCGGCGGCATTCCGCGCACGCTGCCGATGCCTGCCCTGCCACCTCTATCCATCGAGAAAATCCAGGCCGTGCTGCCGAGCGCCCTCGCCTTCTCGCTTCTCGGCGCGATCGAATCGCTTCTCTCCGCCGTCGTCGCAGACGGCATGACGGGGCGCCGCCACCGCTCCAATTGCGAGCTTGCCGCGCAGGGCACGGCCAATATCTTCTCCGCGCTCTTCGGCGGCGTTCCAGCGACCGGGACGATCGCCCGCACGGCCACCAATGTCCGCGCCGGCGCGCGCGGTCCCATCGCCGGCATGGCGCATTCCGTCTTTCTGCTTCTCTTCATGCTGCTGGCGGCCCCGCTTGCGGCCTATATCCCGTTGCCAGCCCTCGCCGGTGTGCTCGTCGTCGTCGCTTGGAACATGATTGAAAAGCACGCTTTCGCGGCGCTGATCAGATCTTCCCGCGGCGATGCCCTCGTTCTCCTGGCGACATTTCTTCTCACCGTCTTCCGCGATCTCACCGAAGGTATCGTGGTCGGCTTCGCACTCGGCGCCATGCTGTTCATCAACCGCATGGCCCAAACGATCACCGTGGAATACCAGACGCCGCTCATCGATCCGGATGTGGCCGACAGCGCCCGCGAGCGCGTTCCCTACGATCCGAGCTTGGTCACCGATCCCGACATCGTCGTCTATCGCATCTCGGGCGCCTTCTTCTTCGGCGCGGCATCGACCGTCGGCGCCGTCCTCGACCGCATCGCCGATCAGCGCAAGGCGCTCGTCCTCGATTTTTCGGCCGTGCCGGTGCTCGATTCCACGGCGGCGAACACCATCGCCGGGGCGGCGCGCAAGGCGCACCAGGCGGGTGTCGAACTCTTCATCACCGGCACCTCACCCGCGATCCGCCGAACACTTTTCACCCACGGCGTCCGCCCGCCGCAGACGCGCTTCGGTCGCACACCAGAAAGTGCTGTTCGCCACCTGCAAAGACGAAGCGCAGAAAACACCAAAGAGGCATTCCAGGCGCAGGAAAACGACCCGCGGTAA